The Microbacterium sp. LWH7-1.2 genome window below encodes:
- a CDS encoding DMT family transporter: MDRVTARRLPVWIGLGGAALIGVLTAVQARVNGQLGVRIGDGFAAAVISFASGLLVLVVLSAALPQGRRGFGALVSGLRARSIPIWMLCGGVAGALSVATQSLAVGIIGVALFTVGVVAGQTVSGLLLDRAGIGPAGIVAVTPARLVGGALAVLAAGVSLAGGVHAPPVLLVLPFLVGAGIAWQSAVNGRLRQRVGTPLTATFVNFIGGTAVLGVAELIHTAIAGPATSFPSDPWLYLGGVIGVTYIFLAAALVPYTGVLLLGLGTVVGQVVTSVLIDAIWPTEAAPTLGPSLLMSTLAILSVVVAATPWGWMPRRGR; encoded by the coding sequence ATGGATCGGGTGACCGCACGCCGCCTGCCCGTCTGGATCGGCCTCGGCGGCGCCGCGCTCATCGGCGTGCTCACGGCCGTGCAGGCGCGTGTCAACGGCCAGCTCGGCGTCCGCATCGGCGACGGGTTCGCCGCCGCCGTGATCTCGTTCGCTTCGGGGTTGCTCGTCCTCGTCGTGCTGTCGGCGGCGCTGCCGCAGGGGCGCCGTGGATTCGGCGCCCTGGTCTCGGGGCTGCGCGCCCGCAGCATCCCGATCTGGATGCTGTGCGGCGGCGTGGCCGGCGCGCTCTCGGTCGCTACCCAATCGCTCGCGGTCGGGATCATCGGCGTCGCATTGTTCACGGTGGGCGTCGTCGCCGGCCAGACGGTGAGCGGTCTGCTGCTGGATCGTGCCGGGATCGGCCCGGCGGGAATCGTCGCGGTGACCCCTGCCCGCCTCGTCGGCGGCGCGCTCGCGGTGCTCGCCGCGGGGGTCTCGCTCGCCGGAGGCGTGCATGCCCCGCCGGTGCTCCTCGTGCTGCCGTTCCTCGTCGGCGCGGGCATCGCGTGGCAGTCGGCGGTCAACGGCCGGCTGCGTCAGCGCGTCGGCACGCCCCTGACGGCGACCTTCGTCAACTTCATCGGCGGTACGGCGGTGCTCGGCGTCGCCGAACTCATCCACACCGCGATCGCCGGGCCGGCGACCTCGTTTCCCTCCGACCCGTGGCTGTACCTCGGCGGCGTGATCGGGGTGACCTACATCTTCCTGGCGGCGGCGCTCGTGCCCTACACCGGCGTCCTGCTCCTCGGCCTCGGCACGGTCGTGGGCCAGGTCGTCACCTCGGTGCTGATCGACGCGATCTGGCCGACCGAAGCCGCGCCGACGCTCGGCCCCTCCCTCCTCATGTCGACGCTCGCGATCCTGTCGGTGGTCGTGGCTGCCACGCCGTGGGGATGGATGCCGCGCCGCGGCCGCTGA
- a CDS encoding aldolase/citrate lyase family protein encodes MTGPVVTPDDLAGIDRLLAPTDRLLADGYPGDDGARQPVHTVYVSADRYAPALPREWGAAALAAVAVQGGMDAVVRDLGVPDEFARDVSALVAAKLASEPIEDLRLDLEDGYGDRGDETEDADVRRAAGLLLDALASGEAPAFFGIRIKGLERATRGRGIRSLDLFLATLLHAGDLPDGLRLTLPKVTTVAQIEAMARLCDRLEQHHGLPAGRLRFEMQVETAQIVLGADGTSPLARAIHAAEGRVNGLHYGTYDYSAALGIAPGYQSLDHPAADHAKNVMQVAAAQTGVRLSDGSTNILPVGDADAVRAAWRLSARLTRRSLERGFFQGWDLHPAQLVPRFVANARFYREGFADAAMRLRAYVGRADGGAVLDEPATVRALSAFVVRGVACGALTEAELTDAAGLNLAALATLAHPASVRSEENA; translated from the coding sequence GTGACGGGACCGGTGGTGACGCCCGACGACCTCGCGGGCATCGACCGCCTCTTGGCACCCACCGACCGGCTCCTCGCCGACGGCTATCCGGGCGACGACGGCGCCCGGCAGCCCGTGCACACGGTCTACGTGTCGGCCGACCGATACGCCCCGGCCCTCCCGCGCGAGTGGGGCGCTGCGGCGCTCGCGGCCGTCGCCGTCCAGGGCGGTATGGACGCCGTCGTCCGGGACCTGGGCGTGCCCGATGAGTTCGCCCGCGATGTCTCAGCCCTCGTCGCGGCGAAGCTCGCGTCGGAGCCGATCGAAGACCTCCGCCTCGACCTGGAGGACGGCTATGGCGACCGCGGCGACGAGACGGAGGACGCCGACGTGCGCCGGGCGGCGGGGCTGCTCCTCGACGCTCTCGCGAGCGGCGAGGCGCCCGCGTTCTTCGGGATCCGCATCAAGGGGCTCGAGCGTGCGACGCGGGGACGCGGCATCCGTTCTCTCGATCTGTTCCTGGCGACGCTGCTGCACGCCGGCGATCTGCCCGACGGCCTCCGGCTCACCCTCCCGAAGGTGACCACGGTCGCGCAGATCGAGGCGATGGCGCGGCTCTGCGACCGCCTCGAGCAGCATCACGGGCTCCCGGCCGGGCGGCTGCGGTTCGAGATGCAGGTCGAGACGGCGCAGATCGTGCTCGGCGCGGACGGGACCTCGCCGCTGGCGAGGGCGATCCACGCCGCTGAGGGTCGCGTGAACGGGCTGCACTACGGCACCTACGACTACAGCGCCGCGTTGGGCATCGCCCCGGGATATCAGTCGCTGGACCACCCTGCGGCCGACCACGCCAAGAACGTCATGCAGGTGGCTGCGGCGCAGACCGGCGTGCGGCTGTCGGACGGCTCGACGAATATCCTCCCGGTCGGCGATGCCGACGCCGTGCGCGCGGCGTGGCGCCTCAGCGCCCGGCTCACGCGGCGGTCGCTGGAGCGCGGCTTCTTCCAGGGGTGGGACCTTCATCCGGCGCAGCTCGTGCCGCGCTTCGTGGCGAACGCCCGGTTCTACCGGGAGGGGTTCGCGGATGCCGCCATGCGCCTGCGCGCCTACGTGGGCCGTGCCGACGGCGGCGCGGTGCTCGACGAGCCCGCGACCGTCCGCGCGCTCTCGGCGTTCGTGGTCCGCGGCGTCGCCTGCGGTGCCCTCACCGAGGCCGAGCTGACGGATGCCGCGGGCCTGAACCTCGCCGCGCTGGCCACGCTCGCGCATCCGGCGTCCGTCAGGAGCGAGGAGAACGCATGA
- a CDS encoding thioredoxin domain-containing protein, translated as MSSDESQNAAPSERRDAVREKAQQVKARQSRARLIRRTSLVAVAIAFVAVIAVVVSWTVSSSASKPTMSPAKGVDGGFVVTDVAGAGVAADPGAGGLVEGEASTTPETEPTPTATPTEAPAVDIRVYVDYLSTGSREFQLANMKQLSEWVDDGAATLTYYPVAMLTAKSNGTKYSLRAAGAAACVAQHAPDYFFAFNDALLRQQPEVDSDGLTDTQLADVAQATGLDGPKVVRACIEEQSYASWAKSATEQALKELPGTDGAALTGTPMVLVNGTQYVGELGDPKEFAQFVLTIASDAYYKATPTPTPTPTAP; from the coding sequence ATGTCGAGCGACGAGTCACAGAACGCCGCGCCCAGCGAGCGCCGCGACGCCGTGCGTGAGAAGGCGCAGCAGGTGAAGGCGCGCCAGTCCCGAGCGCGCCTGATCCGCCGCACGTCGCTCGTCGCCGTCGCGATCGCGTTCGTGGCGGTCATCGCCGTCGTGGTGTCCTGGACCGTCTCATCGAGCGCCTCGAAGCCGACCATGAGTCCCGCGAAGGGCGTCGACGGCGGGTTCGTCGTGACCGACGTCGCCGGAGCAGGCGTCGCCGCCGACCCCGGCGCCGGCGGCCTCGTCGAGGGCGAGGCGTCGACGACCCCCGAGACCGAGCCGACTCCCACCGCGACCCCGACGGAGGCGCCGGCGGTCGACATCCGGGTGTACGTCGACTACCTGTCGACGGGTTCGCGCGAATTCCAGCTCGCGAACATGAAGCAACTGTCAGAGTGGGTCGACGACGGCGCGGCGACGCTGACGTACTACCCGGTCGCCATGCTCACGGCGAAGTCGAACGGCACGAAGTACTCGCTGCGCGCCGCCGGCGCCGCCGCCTGCGTCGCCCAGCACGCGCCGGACTACTTCTTCGCCTTCAACGACGCGCTTCTGCGCCAGCAGCCCGAGGTCGACTCCGACGGTCTCACCGACACTCAGCTTGCGGACGTGGCGCAGGCGACGGGGCTCGACGGCCCGAAGGTCGTCCGCGCGTGCATCGAGGAGCAGTCGTACGCATCGTGGGCGAAGTCGGCGACCGAGCAGGCGCTCAAGGAACTCCCCGGCACCGACGGCGCCGCCCTCACCGGCACGCCGATGGTGCTGGTGAACGGCACGCAGTACGTCGGCGAGCTCGGCGACCCGAAGGAGTTCGCGCAGTTCGTGCTGACGATCGCGAGCGACGCGTACTACAAGGCCACGCCGACCCCCACGCCGACTCCGACGGCCCCCTGA